The nucleotide window TCCATTCATTGCATCACGTCGTTTCTTAAACCCTTCTCCTTTTTTCAGGCTCCGTGACCGCACCGCCACCATGTCGTCTGACGGAGCGCTGAAGCCGGAGAAGGACTTCTCCAAGGAGGTGGACAAGcagctgcccgaggccgagaagtTGGCTCAGGTCAGCATCATCGCTTTCGCGGCAGCGATTCAACGCTGACTGAGATCCAGACGAACCTCCAAGGAGCGATCGAGAAGCTCGTAGCCCTCGAGAAGCAGACTCGCCAGGTACGACAGGCAGACGCCCAGTGCAACAGCCCGACGCGATTCCACTAACCTCGCCACAGGCCTCAGACCTCGCTTCCACATCCCgagtcctcgtcgccatcgtcacaCTATGCAAGAACGCCGGAGACTGGAGTTTGATGAACGACCAAACCCTGGTCCTCTCCAAGAAGCACAGCCAGCTGAAGCAAGCCATCACCAAGATGGTCCAGACGGTTGTCGGCTTCCTCAACGAGACGCCCGACCTCAAGACCAAGCTTTCGGTGATCGAGACTTTGCGGACGGTGACCGAGGGCAAGATCTTTGTCGAGGTTGAACGAGCCCGCGTGACCAAGATTCTCTCCGACATTAAGAAGGAGCAAGGTGACCTCAAGGCTGCCACTGAGATTCTCTGCGAGCTGCAAGTTGAGACCTTTGGGTCCATGGATAGACGAGAGAAGACGGAGTTCATCCTTGCCCAAGTCACACTGTGCATTGAGAGCGGGGACTGGACGCAAGCGGGCATTCTGGCGCGCAAGATCAGCACACGATACCTGTCTCGGAAGCCCAAGAAGACACCTGAGCAGCTGGAAAAGGAGCAGAAGGAGcaggaaaagaagaaggcaCGGGGAGAGGAGGTTTCCGAGGAGAAAGAGGATGACACCACGGACTTGAAGCTGCGGTACTACGAGCAACAAATCACGCTTGCAAAGCACGACGATAAGTACCTCGACGCCTGCAAAAACTACAGGCAGGTGCTTGATACGGAGGCCGTGGAGGAAGATCCCGCAAAGCTCCACCCGGTACGCGCCCTTTCTC belongs to Purpureocillium takamizusanense chromosome 1, complete sequence and includes:
- the RPN5 gene encoding proteasome regulatory particle subunit (BUSCO:EOG09262P1W~COG:O~EggNog:ENOG503NV7Q), which translates into the protein MSSDGALKPEKDFSKEVDKQLPEAEKLAQTNLQGAIEKLVALEKQTRQASDLASTSRVLVAIVTLCKNAGDWSLMNDQTLVLSKKHSQLKQAITKMVQTVVGFLNETPDLKTKLSVIETLRTVTEGKIFVEVERARVTKILSDIKKEQGDLKAATEILCELQVETFGSMDRREKTEFILAQVTLCIESGDWTQAGILARKISTRYLSRKPKKTPEQLEKEQKEQEKKKARGEEVSEEKEDDTTDLKLRYYEQQITLAKHDDKYLDACKNYRQVLDTEAVEEDPAKLHPVLQRIIYFAILAPYDNEQHDLLHRIHRDTRNSQIPLDAELLRLFTVPELMRWPEIAKKFGPHLCSTDVFDAQAGQSSDEKAHQRWEDLRKRVIEHNVRVVAKYYTRIQMKRLTELLDLAEDETEKYISELVTSKTVYAKIDRPARIVSFAKPRDADDVLNEWSHNMKSLLGLLERIDHLITKEEMMARIQPTSAK